Proteins encoded by one window of Rhodobacteraceae bacterium IMCC1335:
- a CDS encoding SseB family protein, giving the protein MSVETPLDRAHAKMQSASDQDAARLGFYERLADAELFLLLAQPPVGEDVEPEVFDLQQHSYVLVFDREDRLSEFTGQISPYLALSGRAVIAMLVDQKLGLGVNLDVAPSQMLLPPEAIGWLSQTLAQTAEEVSLQPMAFYTPADIPQAVLESLDSKLVSAAGLVKEVWLTSVTYAGDQRGHLLAFIDAVAGAEPALTTAAQEALTFSGIEAGSIDVGFFTSEDKVYKPLAAHGLRFDLPQPEPAVAQNPSAPGRDPAKPPILR; this is encoded by the coding sequence ATGAGCGTTGAAACGCCGCTTGATCGGGCGCATGCCAAGATGCAATCTGCATCTGATCAAGATGCGGCGCGGTTGGGCTTTTACGAGCGGCTGGCGGATGCCGAATTGTTTTTGCTGCTGGCGCAGCCGCCGGTTGGAGAGGATGTAGAACCAGAGGTTTTCGATCTGCAGCAGCACTCTTATGTTTTGGTTTTTGACCGTGAAGACCGGTTGTCAGAATTTACCGGCCAAATTTCGCCTTATTTGGCGCTTTCTGGGCGCGCGGTTATCGCGATGCTGGTGGATCAAAAGCTTGGCCTGGGGGTGAATTTAGACGTGGCCCCCTCGCAAATGCTCTTGCCGCCCGAGGCGATTGGCTGGTTGTCGCAAACATTGGCGCAAACAGCTGAGGAAGTCTCGCTGCAGCCTATGGCGTTTTATACGCCAGCCGATATTCCGCAAGCGGTCTTGGAAAGTTTGGATAGCAAATTGGTGTCTGCGGCGGGTCTGGTGAAAGAGGTTTGGCTGACCTCTGTGACCTATGCGGGGGATCAAAGGGGCCATCTTTTGGCGTTTATTGACGCGGTTGCCGGGGCCGAGCCGGCGCTGACAACGGCGGCGCAAGAGGCGCTGACCTTTTCCGGTATCGAGGCGGGCAGCATCGATGTGGGGTTTTTCACCTCGGAGGATAAAGTGTATAAACCCTTAGCCGCGCATGGGCTTAGGTTTGATTTACCGCAGCCAGAGCCAGCGGTGGCGCAAAACCCATCGGCGCCGGGCCGCGACCCCGCCAAGCCGCCGATTTTGCGTTAA
- a CDS encoding response regulator, with protein MTLPLVSILDDEPEIRAMLVKALEEAGFRTISFSRATEFEAALQTATPDVCLVDLSLPDRDGLTLVHRLALEQGAVVIIISGRAQVQDRVTGLELGADDYIIKPFDPAEVVARIRARLRQDRTGAHTGTSAYFSTWVAHFDRYSLEDENGLETPFSHAESEVLRMFLQSPKRLISRAQMQETLGGGASESFDRAMDVRISRLRTKLREDPKNPQLIKTIYGAGYIFLSDVKWVTQSPKPA; from the coding sequence ATGACTCTTCCTTTGGTGTCTATTCTCGATGATGAGCCTGAAATCAGAGCCATGTTGGTCAAAGCCTTGGAAGAGGCCGGGTTTCGCACCATTAGTTTTTCGCGCGCCACCGAATTTGAAGCCGCGCTGCAAACGGCCACGCCCGATGTCTGCTTGGTAGATCTCAGCCTGCCCGACCGCGACGGGTTAACGCTGGTGCATCGCTTGGCGCTTGAACAAGGGGCGGTGGTGATCATTATTTCGGGGCGCGCGCAGGTTCAAGATCGGGTTACAGGTTTAGAGTTGGGCGCGGATGATTACATCATCAAGCCGTTTGATCCGGCCGAAGTGGTGGCGCGCATTCGCGCCCGCCTGCGTCAAGATCGCACCGGCGCGCATACAGGAACAAGCGCCTATTTTTCAACTTGGGTGGCGCATTTCGATCGCTATAGTCTGGAAGATGAAAATGGGCTTGAAACCCCCTTCTCACACGCTGAATCCGAAGTGTTACGAATGTTTTTACAAAGCCCCAAGCGCTTAATAAGCCGTGCCCAAATGCAGGAAACGCTGGGCGGCGGGGCCAGTGAAAGCTTCGATCGGGCGATGGATGTTCGGATCTCGAGATTGCGCACAAAATTGCGCGAAGACCCCAAAAACCCGCAGCTGATCAAAACCATCTACGGGGCCGGATATATTTTTTTAAGCGATGTCAAATGGGTGACGCAGAGCCCCAAGCCCGCTTAA
- a CDS encoding response regulator yields the protein MEHRFTDPNAMTQAGLNLIQQALSIYDKDLELALCNQRHGEMFNLPKSLTTPGAKFEDTIRYLVESGEYGNVEDAQAFIQEKVDIAKAFEPHYVERIRANGQVISIEGAPLPQGGWVTVYTDITQTKKQENLLRLRSEELSDQLLSYSEELAAKNRQLEASIAALEEAKRELTEIESRTRLTSEMIPAHVAHVDRQGRYQYSNRRLSMVLPERPNDIIGRHISEVLGAPTYNQISPKLREAFLGTPSVLEFTDDLSARRIRVAFTPDVKETGIEGAYILSMDITEETQARNALQQVAKRELAAQLTSGLAHDFANLLTIILGAQSRLTGRVQDADSLALIEATKTAATRGGSLLNTIGDMTGTRNLNPTPTHIEALLEKLFPLAEAALPKSITLKIHNTVPDEAYFLDAGMLQDALLNLILNAKDACGAGGRIKLSIRPVADIWLDFIVTDSGSGFSAKALKHALDPFYTTKGSDGNGLGLTMVYDAAKLAGGDLRLSNSFSGARAQLRLPLRKVPAMPHKAMVLIVEDDPSLRKDMRVMLTDLGHLVIEASSVCEALDLCQNLPDIALILCDLNLEGEENGTALVKAHPHPSAELIFMTSLPIADPLHQEALTLAPVLSKPFSQRTLETILSGGPSL from the coding sequence ATGGAGCACCGCTTTACCGACCCCAATGCCATGACGCAGGCGGGACTAAATTTGATTCAACAAGCGCTATCGATCTATGACAAAGATCTTGAGCTTGCTTTATGCAATCAACGCCACGGGGAAATGTTTAACCTCCCTAAATCCCTAACAACACCGGGTGCCAAATTTGAAGACACGATCCGCTATTTGGTTGAAAGCGGAGAATATGGTAATGTGGAAGATGCCCAAGCCTTTATTCAGGAAAAAGTTGATATCGCAAAAGCCTTCGAGCCGCACTACGTAGAACGTATCCGCGCCAATGGGCAAGTGATCAGCATCGAGGGCGCTCCTCTGCCGCAAGGCGGTTGGGTCACCGTCTATACGGATATAACGCAAACAAAAAAGCAGGAAAACTTATTGCGCTTGCGCTCTGAAGAGCTTTCAGACCAACTTTTATCCTATTCAGAAGAACTGGCGGCGAAAAACCGCCAATTAGAGGCCAGTATTGCAGCGCTCGAAGAAGCCAAGCGCGAACTGACAGAAATCGAATCGCGCACCCGCCTGACAAGCGAAATGATTCCGGCCCATGTGGCGCATGTGGATCGCCAAGGGCGATATCAGTATTCCAACCGACGTCTATCTATGGTGTTGCCGGAAAGACCGAATGACATTATTGGCCGGCATATTTCCGAGGTGCTGGGCGCGCCCACCTATAACCAAATTTCGCCAAAATTACGCGAAGCGTTTTTGGGGACTCCAAGCGTACTGGAATTCACCGATGATCTCAGCGCCAGGCGCATTCGCGTGGCCTTCACGCCGGATGTAAAAGAAACGGGCATCGAAGGCGCCTATATTCTGTCAATGGATATCACCGAGGAAACGCAAGCGCGCAACGCCTTGCAACAGGTTGCCAAACGCGAACTTGCCGCCCAGTTGACCAGCGGTTTAGCGCATGATTTTGCAAATCTTCTTACCATTATTTTGGGCGCACAAAGCCGGCTCACGGGCCGCGTGCAGGATGCAGATTCGCTGGCTCTGATCGAGGCCACCAAAACCGCAGCAACCCGCGGCGGCAGCCTGCTGAACACGATTGGCGATATGACAGGAACCCGCAATTTAAACCCGACGCCAACCCATATTGAGGCACTTCTTGAAAAACTGTTTCCATTGGCCGAAGCTGCGCTGCCCAAAAGCATCACTTTGAAAATCCATAACACAGTGCCGGATGAAGCGTATTTTCTTGATGCTGGGATGCTTCAAGATGCGCTGCTCAATCTGATTTTAAACGCCAAAGACGCTTGTGGCGCGGGAGGGCGGATCAAGCTTTCGATCCGCCCTGTTGCGGATATCTGGCTCGATTTTATCGTCACGGATTCTGGATCTGGATTTAGCGCAAAAGCCTTAAAGCACGCTTTAGACCCGTTTTACACGACCAAAGGCTCCGATGGGAACGGGCTTGGCCTGACCATGGTTTATGACGCCGCCAAGCTCGCCGGGGGTGATTTGCGGCTTAGCAACAGCTTTTCTGGAGCCCGTGCACAATTGCGCCTACCGCTGCGCAAAGTGCCCGCAATGCCGCATAAAGCAATGGTCTTGATCGTGGAAGATGATCCCAGTTTGCGCAAAGATATGCGCGTCATGCTGACAGATCTTGGGCATTTGGTAATTGAGGCAAGCTCGGTCTGTGAAGCCTTGGACCTGTGCCAGAACCTGCCCGACATAGCGCTGATTTTATGCGATTTAAACCTTGAGGGTGAGGAAAACGGCACCGCGCTTGTCAAAGCGCACCCGCACCCATCGGCCGAATTGATTTTTATGACATCGCTGCCGATTGCAGATCCATTGCATCAAGAAGCTTTGACTTTAGCGCCCGTTTTGTCCAAACCGTTTTCACAACGCACCCTTGAAACTATTTTATCCGGCGGGCCCTCTTTATGA
- a CDS encoding AMP-binding protein, whose product MAKAAALFAWEDKHLTQTSQALHDLRSLPHLLRRNASRFPDRPALREKELGIWQTWTWAKAEREITNMALGLIELGVKEGDYVAVIGRNRPYIYGSLVAVQMAGAVPVPLYQDAVAEEMLYVLEHCGARFVIAGDQEQVDKVLEIQDDLKDFEHLIYLDARGMRKYDHSRLHDLMALQQSGLAAADRLQKELDARVEAQTFEKTCVMLYTSGTTGKPKGVVLSNRNIIISAKNACEFDGLKETDSLLSYLPIAWVGDFIFSVGQSFYAALCINCPESQETVLSDLREIGPSYYFAPPRVFESMLTSVVLRMQDASRIKQGLYRYFMAHASKVGQDILDGNAVSALDRLTYLIGDAVIYSPLKNALGLSRVRVGYTAGEAIGPEIFDFFRSMGINLKQLYGQTEASVFVTVQPDGQVYSDTVGVPAPDVEVKIAESGEVFYRSPGAFVEYYKSPESTAETKDPEGWVATGDAGFFDPENGHLRIIDRAKDVAKMTDGSMFAPKYVENKLKFYPNILECVVFGAGRDRCMAFVNIDLAAVGNWAERNNIAYSSYQELAGHPEVLRVIQGHIEEVNVKIAQDAMLSSCQVHRFLVLHKELDADDGEMTRTRKVRRRVISEKFSDLVEALYSGAQNVFTETEVTYEDGRKGKISATLEIRDVKTVAVSGRIAAE is encoded by the coding sequence ATGGCAAAAGCCGCAGCCTTGTTCGCATGGGAGGATAAACATTTGACACAGACGTCACAGGCGCTTCATGATCTGCGCTCTTTGCCCCATTTGTTGCGCAGAAATGCCAGCCGATTTCCTGATCGCCCTGCCTTGCGGGAGAAGGAATTGGGTATTTGGCAAACGTGGACGTGGGCGAAGGCAGAGCGCGAGATCACGAATATGGCATTGGGCTTGATCGAGCTTGGGGTCAAAGAGGGCGATTATGTTGCGGTGATCGGGCGCAATCGACCCTATATTTACGGATCGCTTGTGGCCGTTCAAATGGCGGGCGCTGTGCCCGTGCCGCTCTATCAAGACGCTGTGGCCGAAGAAATGTTGTATGTTTTAGAACATTGTGGCGCTCGGTTTGTGATTGCAGGCGATCAAGAGCAGGTTGATAAAGTTCTAGAGATTCAGGATGATTTAAAAGATTTTGAACATCTGATTTATCTCGATGCGCGGGGCATGCGCAAATATGATCACAGCAGATTGCATGATTTAATGGCACTGCAGCAAAGTGGTCTGGCCGCGGCGGACAGGTTGCAAAAAGAACTTGATGCGCGCGTTGAGGCGCAAACCTTTGAGAAAACATGCGTGATGCTTTATACATCTGGCACGACGGGTAAGCCCAAAGGGGTTGTGTTAAGCAACCGAAATATCATCATTTCGGCGAAGAATGCCTGCGAATTTGATGGGCTGAAGGAAACCGATAGTTTGCTGTCTTATTTGCCGATCGCATGGGTGGGGGATTTCATTTTCTCGGTCGGGCAATCTTTTTATGCGGCTTTGTGCATAAATTGCCCCGAAAGCCAGGAAACGGTTTTGTCTGATTTGCGTGAAATCGGACCCAGCTATTATTTTGCGCCACCGCGGGTTTTTGAAAGCATGCTCACGTCGGTGGTGTTGCGGATGCAGGATGCAAGCCGCATTAAGCAAGGCCTTTACCGATATTTCATGGCGCATGCCAGCAAGGTGGGTCAGGATATTCTGGATGGCAACGCGGTTTCGGCCTTGGATCGATTGACCTATCTGATCGGTGATGCGGTAATTTACAGCCCGCTTAAAAACGCGCTTGGGCTTAGCCGGGTACGCGTTGGATATACTGCAGGCGAGGCTATCGGGCCCGAAATATTTGATTTTTTCCGCTCTATGGGGATCAATCTGAAGCAGCTTTATGGGCAAACGGAAGCGTCGGTTTTTGTAACTGTGCAACCTGATGGGCAAGTTTATTCCGATACGGTTGGGGTGCCAGCGCCGGACGTTGAAGTGAAAATCGCGGAGAGTGGAGAGGTATTCTATCGCTCGCCCGGGGCCTTTGTCGAATATTACAAAAGCCCTGAAAGCACGGCCGAAACGAAAGATCCCGAGGGTTGGGTGGCCACGGGCGATGCGGGCTTTTTTGATCCTGAAAATGGCCATCTTAGAATTATTGATCGTGCAAAAGACGTTGCTAAAATGACTGATGGGTCAATGTTCGCGCCGAAATATGTTGAAAATAAACTGAAATTTTACCCAAATATTTTGGAATGCGTGGTGTTTGGTGCGGGCCGAGATCGGTGCATGGCTTTCGTGAATATCGATCTGGCCGCTGTTGGCAATTGGGCCGAGCGCAATAATATTGCCTATTCAAGCTATCAGGAATTGGCGGGCCATCCAGAGGTGCTGCGCGTTATCCAGGGCCATATCGAAGAGGTGAATGTTAAAATTGCGCAGGATGCGATGTTGTCGAGCTGCCAAGTACATCGGTTTTTGGTGCTTCATAAAGAGCTGGATGCGGATGATGGGGAAATGACCCGCACGCGCAAAGTGCGCCGCAGGGTGATTTCAGAAAAATTCTCGGATCTGGTCGAGGCGCTGTATAGCGGCGCTCAGAATGTCTTTACCGAAACAGAGGTCACCTATGAAGACGGACGAAAAGGTAAAATTTCGGCCACTCTGGAAATTCGAGATGTCAAAACCGTAGCGGTCTCGGGCCGCATCGCAGCAGAATAA
- a CDS encoding ATP-binding cassette domain-containing protein produces MLDSQVTQTTADGRKIGGVMMEMKNITLRFGGVVAIKDISFDILEGEIRAIIGPNGAGKSSMLNVISGFYHPQDGEVWFHGEKRPAVKPYEVARQGIARTFQNIALFEGMTVLDNVMTGRLTQMKSGVFQQALWWGAAEREELENREICEKVIDFLEIQSIRKTPVARLPYGLKKRVELARALASEPKLLLLDEPMAGMNVEEKEDMSRFILDVNDEFGTTIALIEHDMGVVMDLSDRVVVMDYGRKIGDGTPDEVRNNQDVIDAYLGVSHD; encoded by the coding sequence GTGTTGGATAGTCAGGTAACGCAAACCACGGCTGATGGGCGTAAAATCGGCGGTGTCATGATGGAAATGAAAAATATCACCCTGCGCTTTGGAGGCGTGGTGGCGATCAAGGATATTTCCTTTGATATTCTTGAAGGCGAGATCCGCGCCATTATAGGGCCCAACGGCGCCGGCAAATCATCAATGCTTAACGTGATTTCTGGATTTTACCATCCCCAGGATGGGGAAGTGTGGTTTCATGGAGAAAAACGCCCTGCGGTGAAGCCTTATGAAGTGGCCCGGCAGGGCATCGCGCGCACCTTTCAAAACATTGCGTTGTTCGAAGGTATGACGGTGCTGGACAATGTGATGACGGGCCGGTTGACGCAGATGAAATCGGGGGTGTTTCAACAGGCGCTCTGGTGGGGCGCCGCCGAGCGCGAAGAGCTGGAAAATCGAGAGATATGCGAAAAGGTGATTGATTTCTTGGAAATTCAATCGATCCGCAAAACCCCCGTGGCGCGTTTGCCTTATGGTTTGAAAAAGCGCGTAGAGCTGGCCCGTGCGCTGGCCTCTGAGCCAAAGCTGCTGCTGCTTGACGAGCCGATGGCCGGCATGAATGTAGAAGAAAAAGAAGATATGTCGCGCTTTATTCTGGATGTGAATGATGAATTTGGCACCACGATTGCGCTTATTGAACATGATATGGGCGTGGTGATGGATTTATCTGATCGCGTTGTCGTGATGGATTATGGGCGCAAAATTGGCGATGGCACACCGGATGAGGTGCGCAACAATCAAGATGTAATTGATGCGTATTTAGGGGTGAGCCATGATTGA
- a CDS encoding branched-chain amino acid ABC transporter permease has product MPEQLIFGMEVFLNGLMAGVLYALVALGFVLIYKASGIFNYAQGVMALFSAMTLVGMMNGQVPFSHLINAVFGTDIHHFGWHLPALIGILLTMAIMVLLAWLVQKIIFKHLVNQEPIILFMATIGLAYFMEGFGDLMWGGEIKKLDVGIPQGINLWIDEATYNIFDYGFFIDNLDIFATIVAAILVLALVAFSQYTKQGRAMRAVADDHQAALSVGVSLNFIWVMVWSLAGFVALVAGIMWGTKSGVQFSLSLIALKALPVLMLGGFTSIPGAIVGGLIIGVGEKMFEFLVGPLIGGATENWFAYVLALLFLVFRPQGLFGEKIIERV; this is encoded by the coding sequence ATGCCAGAACAGCTGATTTTTGGAATGGAAGTGTTTTTGAACGGCCTGATGGCGGGCGTTCTTTATGCTTTGGTGGCGCTGGGGTTTGTGTTGATTTACAAAGCATCGGGCATTTTCAACTACGCTCAGGGCGTTATGGCGCTGTTTTCAGCCATGACCTTGGTGGGCATGATGAACGGGCAAGTGCCCTTCAGCCATTTGATCAACGCTGTGTTTGGCACCGATATCCATCATTTCGGTTGGCATTTACCCGCGCTTATCGGAATTTTGCTGACCATGGCGATTATGGTCTTGCTCGCCTGGCTTGTTCAAAAAATCATTTTCAAACATTTGGTCAATCAGGAACCGATTATCTTATTCATGGCAACGATTGGTCTGGCCTATTTCATGGAAGGTTTCGGCGACCTGATGTGGGGGGGAGAGATTAAAAAGCTAGATGTTGGCATTCCCCAAGGGATCAATCTTTGGATAGATGAAGCGACGTATAATATATTTGATTACGGCTTTTTCATCGACAATCTGGATATTTTTGCAACCATCGTTGCCGCTATTCTGGTTTTGGCATTGGTCGCCTTCTCTCAATATACAAAACAGGGCCGCGCGATGCGCGCCGTGGCCGATGATCACCAGGCGGCCTTGTCGGTTGGAGTGTCTTTGAATTTTATCTGGGTAATGGTCTGGTCGCTGGCTGGATTTGTGGCTCTGGTTGCCGGAATTATGTGGGGCACAAAATCCGGGGTTCAATTCTCGCTTTCTTTGATCGCGTTGAAAGCCTTGCCGGTGTTAATGCTGGGGGGGTTCACGTCAATCCCGGGGGCGATCGTGGGCGGTTTGATCATCGGTGTGGGCGAGAAAATGTTTGAGTTTCTGGTTGGCCCGTTGATCGGGGGAGCAACCGAAAATTGGTTTGCCTATGTTTTGGCCCTGTTGTTTCTCGTCTTTCGACCCCAAGGCCTATTTGGCGAAAAAATTATCGAAAGGGTTTAA
- a CDS encoding branched-chain amino acid ABC transporter permease, whose amino-acid sequence MLYREAGDFKTTYKEDNQTFPIKFDRYRYYFVLIVAFLIIPFWINDYWANAIFLPFLIYSIAAIGLNILVGYCGQVSLGTGGFMAVGAYAVYKLMTAFPDVSIMIHVVLAGAITACVGVLFGLPSLRIKGFYLAVATLAAQFFLVWIFNRVPWFYNYSASGQINAPERTFFGVPVTGANADSWATYLFCLIILTVCGIVARNLTRGSIGRKWMAIRDMDIAAEIIGVNPLSAKLSAFAVSSFFIGISGALFFGVYLGAVEVGEAFGINKSFLVLFMIIIGGLGSIFGSFAGAAFLVLLPVLLKNLFVAGLGWQPDLATHLEFMIVGGLIILFLVVEPHGIAQLWRLAKEKLRLWPFPY is encoded by the coding sequence ATGCTGTATCGCGAAGCCGGTGATTTCAAAACCACCTATAAAGAAGACAACCAAACCTTTCCGATCAAATTTGACCGTTACCGCTATTATTTCGTTTTGATCGTGGCCTTTTTGATCATCCCGTTTTGGATTAATGACTATTGGGCGAATGCAATTTTCCTACCCTTCCTGATCTATTCGATTGCCGCGATTGGGTTGAATATTTTGGTGGGGTATTGTGGGCAGGTTTCGCTGGGTACTGGCGGTTTCATGGCGGTGGGCGCCTATGCGGTGTATAAATTAATGACGGCTTTTCCAGATGTGAGTATTATGATCCACGTCGTGCTGGCAGGTGCGATCACCGCTTGTGTGGGTGTGTTATTTGGGCTGCCCTCGCTGCGGATCAAAGGCTTTTACCTTGCCGTCGCAACATTGGCGGCGCAATTTTTCCTCGTCTGGATATTTAACCGGGTTCCTTGGTTTTATAATTATTCAGCCTCAGGGCAGATCAATGCGCCCGAGCGCACATTTTTTGGCGTACCCGTCACCGGGGCCAATGCCGATAGCTGGGCGACCTATCTCTTTTGCTTAATCATCTTAACCGTCTGTGGCATTGTCGCCCGCAATTTGACGCGAGGCTCGATCGGTCGAAAATGGATGGCGATCCGGGATATGGATATTGCGGCCGAGATCATTGGAGTGAACCCGCTCAGCGCAAAACTTTCGGCTTTTGCGGTTAGTTCTTTCTTCATTGGCATATCCGGGGCGTTGTTTTTTGGGGTGTATCTGGGGGCTGTTGAAGTGGGCGAAGCCTTTGGGATCAATAAATCCTTTTTGGTGCTGTTCATGATCATTATTGGCGGGCTTGGATCAATTTTTGGCAGCTTTGCAGGCGCTGCATTTCTCGTACTTTTGCCGGTCTTATTGAAAAATCTGTTTGTAGCCGGTTTGGGCTGGCAACCAGATCTCGCCACGCATCTTGAGTTTATGATCGTCGGTGGCTTGATCATTTTGTTCTTGGTGGTTGAGCCGCATGGCATCGCTCAATTATGGCGGCTTGCAAAAGAAAAACTGAGACTTTGGCCGTTTCCGTATTGA
- a CDS encoding ABC transporter substrate-binding protein → MKFKLLAAAASSIAMATPVLADLVLPWMSYRTGPYAVAGIPLADGYADYLTLLNERDGGIGGVPVRLLECETGYNTEKGVECYESTKAEGSLVYHPLSTGITYQLIPKVTADGIALHSMGYGRTSAANGKIFSNIFNYPANYWTAASAGVNYLLNENSGSLDGKHIALLYHNSAYGKEPIRTLEELSKKHKFELTLIPVDHPGQEQKSQWLQIRRERPDYVIMWGFGVMNQVAIQEAANVRFPMENFIGNWWAGAEHDVIPAGDVADGYKSLVMNDTGRDFDIYADIQKYVVDAGKAAGAGDNLGTVMYNRSLYMAFLTHMAIVKAQEITGTADISQADMIKGMEALDITDALMAEHGLANVGPAFSVSCENHGGPGLGAVSQWDASAGKWKLISGYLEADMGLINPLIQADSQAFAKENNISERCN, encoded by the coding sequence ATGAAATTTAAACTTCTAGCTGCTGCAGCAAGCAGTATAGCTATGGCAACCCCGGTCCTTGCAGATTTGGTTTTGCCGTGGATGTCATATCGTACTGGACCCTACGCGGTTGCCGGTATTCCATTGGCGGATGGATATGCTGATTACCTAACGCTGCTGAATGAGCGCGATGGTGGTATTGGCGGTGTTCCGGTTCGTTTGCTGGAATGCGAAACCGGATATAACACCGAAAAAGGTGTGGAATGTTATGAATCAACCAAAGCGGAAGGCTCTTTGGTGTATCATCCCTTAAGCACCGGTATTACGTATCAGCTGATCCCCAAAGTAACAGCGGATGGTATCGCGCTGCACAGCATGGGGTACGGGCGGACATCTGCCGCAAACGGGAAGATATTTTCCAATATTTTCAATTATCCAGCAAATTACTGGACGGCGGCATCAGCTGGGGTGAATTATCTGCTGAATGAAAATTCTGGTAGCCTTGACGGCAAGCATATCGCGTTGCTGTATCACAACTCAGCCTACGGCAAAGAGCCTATTCGTACGCTGGAAGAGCTTTCTAAAAAGCATAAGTTCGAGCTGACATTGATCCCGGTTGATCACCCTGGCCAAGAACAAAAGTCACAATGGTTGCAGATCCGCCGTGAACGCCCTGATTATGTGATCATGTGGGGCTTTGGCGTGATGAACCAAGTTGCCATTCAAGAAGCGGCAAATGTGCGCTTCCCGATGGAAAACTTCATCGGAAACTGGTGGGCTGGCGCAGAACATGATGTGATCCCAGCAGGGGATGTTGCAGATGGCTATAAGTCATTGGTGATGAATGACACAGGCCGCGATTTTGACATCTATGCGGATATCCAAAAATACGTTGTTGATGCCGGAAAGGCAGCAGGAGCGGGGGATAATCTGGGCACCGTGATGTATAATCGGTCGCTTTACATGGCGTTTTTGACCCATATGGCGATTGTGAAAGCGCAGGAAATCACTGGAACGGCAGATATTTCTCAGGCTGATATGATCAAAGGCATGGAAGCGTTGGACATCACCGACGCGCTGATGGCGGAGCATGGATTGGCCAATGTTGGTCCGGCCTTCTCTGTATCATGCGAAAACCATGGTGGGCCCGGCCTTGGCGCTGTGTCGCAATGGGATGCAAGCGCAGGAAAATGGAAGCTGATTTCTGGCTATCTTGAGGCGGATATGGGTTTGATCAACCCGCTAATCCAAGCGGATTCACAAGCCTTCGCCAAAGAAAATAACATCTCCGAAAGATGTAACTAA
- a CDS encoding ATP-binding cassette domain-containing protein, whose translation MVVETEKSEVLLDVNNIEVIYNHVILVLKGVSLAVPKGGIVALLGGNGAGKTTTLKAISNLLNSERGEVTKGFVSYRGAEIHGADPADMVKRGVIQVMEGRHCFEHLTVEENLLTGAYTRSDSKADIQADLDMVYTYFPRLKERRKSQAGYTSGGEQQMCAIGRALMSQPETVLLDEPSMGLAPQLVEEIFQIVRNLNEKEGVTFLLAEQNTNVALRYAHYGYILESGRVVMDGPAAELRENPDVKEFYLGMSDEGRKSFRNVRSYRRRKRWLN comes from the coding sequence ATGGTTGTTGAAACTGAAAAGTCAGAAGTGCTTTTGGACGTGAACAATATAGAGGTGATCTATAATCACGTAATTTTGGTTCTGAAAGGTGTGTCGCTTGCCGTTCCAAAAGGTGGGATCGTGGCGTTGCTTGGCGGAAATGGAGCCGGCAAAACCACCACTTTGAAAGCGATTTCAAATCTTTTAAATTCTGAGCGCGGCGAAGTGACAAAAGGCTTTGTCAGCTATCGCGGGGCTGAAATTCACGGCGCAGATCCGGCGGATATGGTTAAGCGTGGCGTGATTCAAGTGATGGAAGGGCGGCATTGTTTTGAGCATTTGACCGTCGAAGAAAATCTGTTGACTGGCGCTTATACGCGCAGCGATAGCAAAGCCGATATCCAAGCCGATTTGGATATGGTCTATACGTATTTCCCGCGTTTGAAAGAGCGCCGCAAATCCCAAGCTGGATATACCTCTGGTGGCGAACAACAGATGTGTGCAATTGGCCGTGCTTTGATGTCGCAACCTGAAACCGTGTTGCTGGATGAGCCGTCTATGGGGTTGGCGCCGCAATTGGTGGAAGAGATTTTTCAAATTGTGCGCAATTTAAATGAAAAGGAAGGGGTGACCTTCCTTCTTGCTGAGCAGAATACCAATGTAGCACTGCGCTATGCGCATTATGGGTATATTTTAGAATCTGGCCGTGTGGTCATGGATGGACCTGCTGCGGAATTGCGCGAAAACCCTGATGTAAAAGAATTTTATCTGGGCATGTCGGATGAAGGCCGCAAATCCTTCCGCAATGTGCGCAGCTATCGGCGGCGCAAGCGTTGGCTAAACTAA